ATCAAAGTATTATTTCACAGACTGTTTCTCCTTACCTGTGTTAGTACTGAGTTGTGCCAGCGGAGGTCGCTGTCTGCCACAGCTTCAGGCAGAGaagggctgctgctgctcattgcATTGGGTTCACTCATCATGGAGCCCAAAGATCCGTTCACCCGCTGGATTCGAGATCTGAGGAGGCAGGACCGAGTCTGTGCAGAATCAGAACCAGGACAGTCAGGGAGAATACAGACACCTGAAGTTACACCAGGTAAAGTTCTCAGATTCTTCAAGACAACTCTCATTGAAAGGATCACAAATGATCACAACCTCAGCTTCAATCAGCACTTCACGACTCTGCTTCAATTCTGCCATCTACGAAACATAGATATTGCCCAAAGTCAAACTAGTGTTccacaaaaatataattaaatacCTCATCCACACGTTTTCTTCTGCCATCTGGGAAACTGAAACTCTAATCACCTAAATGATGCAGCAAACACCTGATGACAGATGATTCAAAACTCAGCGGCAAGATTACTTGACAAACACCTGACCAACTTCAATCTTACACTAAAATACAGATTGGTTCCAACATTCAGTTTTTTGACTGATTGTTTCTCTACAGtcaaaaaagtaataaaaggaACATATTCCCACAATTTAATGAAACTCAAAAATcaaatttactgatttagattATTTTGAATGGCTTGGGATGACATAATAATAGTGGTAATTACATCAACATCATATTGTGTGTAACTTAAACTCATATTTCTGCATTGGTTGATTTATAACCTAAAGGAAGTTGTTGCAGCTTAATGGAATCGGCTTAAATTTTGTTCACCTGTTATTTCAAATTCTCTCCCCTGTATTAACATGCCTGGACGATTTCCAAAGGCTAAGACAAGCAATAAAAATACCTTTTACTGTTTAGAAAGTGGTAATTCAATCATggtaaataaagaataaatccATTTACAATTCTCATGActtaaaaatgttgatttgttTAGGCGAGCCCAAACATTTCAGAGTGTACATCATCTAGATCTGCTCCACACCCTTgaaatttaaagctttgttcTTCACCGAGACCCTGAGATGCTGAGAAAATAGTTTGAATTTAAGGCTAAATTCATACAAGTAAATGACATATTCCAACTGTTTTACAATTAGAACCTAAAAACCAACACACCTCGAGGCCCTAACTCCAGCCCTGCTCATACCTCTGCTGCATCCCACAGACAGGAACCAAGCCCACTTTTGGCCTCGATTCTGTTCTGCCGGGACTTGTTCTCCTCCAGCCGCTGGAGGTACCAGAGACGAGCCTTCTCCAGAACCTCCAGACCAGAACACAGAGCGTCCTTCTCCTTCTCTAGGTCCTTCAGACGCTTAATCTGAAACAAGAAGTAGCAAGATTCAGTTTTTACTCTGCAAAGTTTTATGATATAGTCAGTTTAGTCATGTATATACGTTTCCATGGGTCTTTTGCTGTAACCAGGAGGTTGGACTAACAAGCTCAACTACCAGTCTGATGTAAAGCCGTGTGATCGGCACAGCGCTGCCTGTTGTCTTCCAGAGGCCCCAAGGCTTTGTGTACCAGCAGAGCTAAACTATCGAGCAGCAGGAGGCCTGTAGGTCTTTTGTCTACACTCAGCTGGATTACATGCACTTTAAATGTGCTCAGACAAAGGAAACGGTGTTACAAACACCAGGATATCATGATATACAATGGCACTGATTCACCTAACAGACCATGAGTTCAGGACATTAGAGCCGCTAATGATTTACACTGAAACACTGTGAAttgcaaaattgaaaacattGAACACTATTCCTATTTAGTGCACATTAGGGGTTAAGAAAATGCACTTAATCCATTACTTAATCTGTAGTCAATAGCCTAAAATCATTCTTATTGTTTGCTAGTTACTGCTCATGATTGTAGCTTTACAGTTAGTTGAAACGTGGTTATATTAAGTCTTTAACAGGAAGCTGTGAGGACCAAACTTGTCATGTGAGAATGTGTCACTGTGATGACTGCAGCACTGAGACATGGAGCAAAGATGGAAAACAGACTGACAACAGCAGGAAAGTATAAGCAGTTTTGTTAAAGATACAGCATGAAGCATCAGTTTCCGTTGCAATCATATAAATAATTCTGTTGTCTCAAAAATAGCTATGTTGCCAGTCAACTCATCTAGTTCCCCTTCGTTCTTCGCCAAGGACACCATTACTTGAATAACAGACGTCCCCAttaagtatttattttacatatttgtggATACTTCTTATATCgtttcatatttctgttttgatttttacCTTTTAAGTTTTTCCTCTGTAATTAGCCACCACTTCATAGAAAAGCTTTGTGTACTTTACGTGAAATAAAGAGGGCAAAGGCTTCCTGAAGATGAttaatttatagtttttcaCCATCCACAGACCAGGCTTGGTCCTCTTCTTCAGCTTACGGTGAAGTCTAATATTTATGGTAGCTGGATTTAATCCCGATTAGAGATAAAAGAGGAATTGTAGATGCGACAGACTCTTATGCATCCCTTTGGGGTTTGATACAAACAAGGAGAGCATTCCAGATCAGCGTGGCTAATTAGAAGAACGTCCCTAACAGCAAATTTTAGAGAACAATGATTTAGAAAACTAAAAGAGATACATATAAGAGAGAAGCCTcaactgtttgtgtttccttcctACTGTTCACTTAAGAGAAGAAAAGGCAACTCCATAGTAAGTCTATCTCTAGTGCTGCTTAAACTTGACCTTTAGGATTGGGGCCTGTTGCTTCATCAAGACCTGACACTCCTAGAGGATGGACAGCCTTTTTCTGTCAACTCCAGCTAACGTTAAGCTCAACAGCAGAGGGTGGAGCAGCTCTATCACACCTATCCTTAGCTGGAGAAGGCTGACTACAAATATATGACCATTAAATGCAGGACATTCTGACTACAGCTTACTGGGTTTTTGCCAATAGTCTTcatacacacattttcacacttacAGTTTGTTGAAGTTGTATTGAAAAGCAAACATTATGGAGtaattggtttttttttttttttaactttccagCAAACTTGTCGGCACATCACCATACGACACCATTTCTAAATCACCCCAAGCAGCTTTTTCAAATCGGTACATTAGACAACATGTACGCAGCAGATTTATCTCTGACAGGTTGATATAAGCCAATAATAAACCAACCAACGTATTGAACAGGCTCAAGTTACCACAAAAAAACGTACAGAGCTGGATATTTTACAGTTGAACCTGTCTCTTACTTCTTTTGGACAAAGTATAAAGTGGTGATACAGTTTGAAACTATACCATTTATATTTCTGTACTTTAGTTTCCCTTCATTTATGGTTTCATGTATTGTCTGATATTGGACAGGATAATTTCTTAAATGTCTCTGAAGTCAGTGGCATTATGCCTATAGCTACAACAACTAAACTAATGGAGTCACTTGATAATCAAATATTTATTAAGGTCATTTCTGGAGACAAAATCTCTCCAAAGTGTTGCttaaatattttgaataaaatcACTCGGGGACATAAGGACGTTTTGATGGATTGTCTTCTTACATCTCATAGAAAAGGCAACATTAATTTATTAGATGACTGCTGTATTAATTATTAGTGAATTTAATGAGTAGATTCTGGTGATTATTTTGATTACCAGATAGGAATTCAAAGATCTGTATTTCAGTTGTTATTGCACTTTGGGGCGCCTTCCTCGGTAGCTTGTTCTAGCTTGTACTTACAGTGAGCTGCATAATGTACATATGCACTGTATAATCAACCAAATTTGATCTTGGGCTCCTCAAATCAACTACAGAAATATGTAAGTTTTGTAAGCCCAAAGGgacacaaagcttttttttttttttttttttagcatccgGCACATCTGtgtgtacaaaatgactcaaattatgcatttaaatgacacatttcagaagagaagaaaaggtCATGTTGTTGTAAAATTGGTAGAATGCATCAAACAGgtgacatttttattaatacatGAGGTAGTAAATGCTTGAATTGATATTCTGGATGTgatcttgtttgttttgaagcACATGATGTGACATGACAGCTGATTAGAGTCTCtaattctggacaaaacaagcagaaaacgAACTCGATCCTCACCCATAGGTAGAAGCGCAGTGCGTCCAGGCTGTAGAGGCTGGTCTTTAGCGGGATGATAACCACAGTGTAGGAGGCAGAACCAGAGGAAGGACAGGCCATGGAGAGGAGCTCAGTCACTGACAGCCACTACTACCGCCACCACGACCCCATACAGCTGAccgcaaaacaacaaacctcAGCTCGACACCGGCTGACTCACAATAAAACCACAGACAGAGAATGAGTGAGTGTGAAAAAGAGGAGGCaggagtgggaaaaaaaaaagaaaaagaggcagCGGGATGCACAGGCACGAACAGTATGGTGCCCCCGGGGCGAGGGAATGAAAAATTCCACATGTCACTGCCATGACTGGTTAATCGACATACAGCGACAAAACAGGTGGGAGGAAACTGGCAGCGTTGAGTCCCATAAAACCAGAAAagacaacaacagaaatgaaactGTGGACAAGAGGATACAGGTGCAAACTGCAGTGTGTTCATCAGTGTTGTGACAGCTTGTTTATGTCAAATCTCTGCAGGAAAACAGGTCGTGTTTTAAAGGTTTGTCCGCTCAAGAGTTGGCAGGGTTTCATAAAATCATGTCATCCCTGAAACATGGCATTCCTGTGCAGGTGCggctgaatgaaaacacagaacataATTTGATTTCCATTCTCGGTTTCAGGTGAACTTTCTGTCCCGACATGTTCCCAGGAATGTGACATAACCTGAGGACGAAAGGTGAAGAGCTCAGAGGTGTGGAGTGAACTGAATAAAGCAGTTATGACAAACAAACAGGACAGTCAAGGGGAAATTTTGGTCTGTGCATTTTCAGCCTCAGTGAGCTGCTTTTAACATCATCACTATGAGCTGTTCTGCTGGTCGATGGCAGCACAGAAAATCAGTAACACGTGTTTGTCATCACTGCCTCAGGACAAACTGACACATCAGTGGGTGGATGAAGGGAGGTTTATCGTGACAGTGGTGCATATGATTATATGCATGTATTATATATAATGattatacatatacacatacatacacacacacgtatgtatgtatatatatatatatatatatatatatatatatatatatatatatttacactcaacaaaatataaacgcaacacttttgtttttgctcccattttttatgagatgaactcaaagatctaaaactttttccacatacacaatatcaccatttctctcacatattgttcacaaatctgtctaaatctgtgatagtgagcacttctcctttgctgagataatccatcccacctcacaggtgtgccatatcaagatgctgattagacaccatgattagtgcacaggtgtgccttagactgcccacaataaaaggtcactctgaaaggtgcagttttatcacacagcacaat
This is a stretch of genomic DNA from Acanthochromis polyacanthus isolate Apoly-LR-REF ecotype Palm Island chromosome 1, KAUST_Apoly_ChrSc, whole genome shotgun sequence. It encodes these proteins:
- the sapcd1 gene encoding suppressor APC domain-containing protein 1, whose translation is MACPSSGSASYTVVIIPLKTSLYSLDALRFYLWIKRLKDLEKEKDALCSGLEVLEKARLWYLQRLEENKSRQNRIEAKSGLGSCLWDAAETRSCLLRSRIQRVNGSLGSMMSEPNAMSSSSPSLPEAVADSDLRWHNSVLTQTVSDKNRQISLLELEKDALLEQLDELQETRRYT